The Ornithodoros turicata isolate Travis chromosome 9, ASM3712646v1, whole genome shotgun sequence genome includes a region encoding these proteins:
- the LOC135368248 gene encoding uncharacterized protein LOC135368248: MCETPRKGSAGHVTDHIQHPDVTLVGKFTDPTKYYVLTVVLPLLLILFCHFAIYWYKGDYSFHLDPVLSKLHSAWSCVTGNVLYAVLLAVAVTTYSCIIVYLNSEVPGIDPPTPIRLNEKRTCTESRMGFSYIMSIAIGFMTFVFALFPNTIVGDH; encoded by the exons ATGTGTGAAACTCCAAGAAAAGGCTCCGCTGGACACGTGACAGACCACATCCAGCACCCGGATGTCACGCTGGTTGGAAAGTTCACAGATCCAACGAAGTATTATGTGCTCACAGTTGTCCTTCCTTTGCTGCTGATATTGTTCTGCCACTTTGCGATTTACTGGTACAAAG GTGATTATTCCTTTCATCTCGACCCAGTCCTGAGCAAGCTTCACTCCGCTTGGAGTTGCGTTACAG GGAATGTTCTCTACGCAGTTCTCCTTGCAGTAGCAGTGACTACTTACAGTTGTATCATCGTCTACCTGAACAGCGAAGTCCCAGGCATAGACCCGCCTACGCCCATAAGGCTCAACGAAAAAAG GACTTGCACGGAGTCAAGGATGGGGTTTTCCTACATCATGTCTATCGCTATTGGGTTTATGACatttgtttttgctttgtttccaAATACCATTGTTGGTGACCACTGA